The Glycine soja cultivar W05 chromosome 3, ASM419377v2, whole genome shotgun sequence genome window below encodes:
- the LOC114406644 gene encoding BTB/POZ domain and ankyrin repeat-containing protein COCH-like — MSLEESLRSLSLDYLNLLINGQAFSDVTFSVEGRLVHAHRCILAARSLFFRKFFCGPDAPCGLDPAGPRGVNSSRSGVIPVNSVGYEVFLLMLQFLYSGQVSIVPQKHEARPNCGERGCWHTHCTSAVDLALDTLAAARYFGVEPLALLTQKQLASMVEKASIEDVMKVLLASRKQDMQQLWATCSHLVAKSGLPPEVLAKHLPIDIVAKIEELRLKSSLARRSLVPSHHHHHHHPHHHAAAALDLEDQKIRRMRRALDSSDVELVKLMVMGEGLNLDEALALPYAVENCSREVVKALLELGAADVNYPSGPAGKTPLHIAAEMVSPDMVAVLLDHHADPNVRTVDGVTPLDILRTLTSDFLFKGAVPGLTHIEPNKLRLCLELVQSAALVMSREEGNNANNNNNGPHSSSSAAPIYPPPMNEDHNNNNNSSSSSGNNNIGNLNLDSRLVYLNLGATASMSSRLDNAEDEREAMNQNMYHHHHSHDF; from the exons ATGTCCCTTGAAGAGTCGCtaagatctctttctcttgaTTACCTCAACCTCCTCATCAACGGGCAGGCCTTCAGCGACGTCACTTTCAGTGTGGAGGGCCGCCTGGTCCACGCGCACCGCTGCATACTCGCCGCCAGGAGCCTCTTCTTCAGGAAATTCTTCTGTGGGCCGGACGCGCCGTGCGGCCTCGACCCTGCCGGACCGCGAGGCGTTAACTCCTCGCGCTCCGGGGTAATCCCCGTCAACTCGGTGGGCTATGAGGTGTTTCTCCTCATGCTCCAGTTTCTCTACAGTGGCCAGGTCTCCATCGTGCCCCAGAAGCACGAGGCCAGGCCCAATTGCGGCGAGCGCGGCTGCTGGCACACGCATTGCACCTCCGCCGTCGATCTCGCCCTCGACACCCTCGCCGCCGCTAGATACTTTGGCGTCGAACCGCTCGCATTGCTCACTCAG AAACAACTGGCGAGCATGGTAGAGAAGGCTTCAATAGAGGATGTAATGAAAGTGCTGTTGGCATCAAGAAAGCAAGACATGCAGCAACTATGGGCAACATGTTCCCACTTGGTGGCAAAATCAGGTCTCCCACCAGAGGTTCTAGCAAAGCACCTCCCAATAGACATCGTGGCGAAAATCGAAGAGCTCCGTCTCAAATCCTCACTGGCACGCCGCTCATTGGTTCCttctcaccaccaccaccaccatcaccccCACCACCACGCGGCGGCGGCCCTCGACCTCGAGGACCAGAAAATCCGGCGAATGAGGCGCGCCCTGGACTCCTCCGACGTGGAACTCGTGAAGCTAATGGTAATGGGAGAAGGCCTTAACTTAGATGAAGCACTGGCCTTACCCTACGCAGTGGAGAATTGCAGCAGGGAAGTGGTGAAGGCCTTACTGGAGCTTGGTGCAGCCGACGTTAACTACCCGTCGGGTCCCGCCGGGAAGACGCCGCTCCACATTGCGGCGGAGATGGTGTCTCCCGACATGGTGGCGGTCCTGCTGGACCACCACGCGGACCCGAACGTTAGAACAGTCGATGGGGTCACCCCTCTAGACATCCTCAGAACCCTAACCTCGGATTTTCTCTTTAAGGGTGCTGTCCCGGGATTGACCCACATTGAGCCCAATAAGCTGAGGCTGTGCTTGGAGCTTGTTCAATCCGCGGCTCTCGTCATGTCGCGGGAAGAAGGAAATAAtgctaacaacaacaacaatggtcCTCATAGTTCTTCATCAGCAGCGCCTATATACCCTCCTCCAATGAACGAGgatcacaacaacaacaacaacagcagtaGCAGCAGCGGCAACAACAACATTGGTAACCTTAACTTGGATTCTAGGTTGGTGTATCTCAACCTTGGTGCCACTGCCTCAATGAGTTCGAGACTGGATAACGCTGAGGACGAGAGAGAAGCCATGAACCAAAACATGTACCATCATCACCACTCTCATGACTTCTAg